The Halorientalis sp. IM1011 genome window below encodes:
- a CDS encoding metal-dependent hydrolase → MYRAGHLGVSLLVVLPVAVALVLVGRPDLAVLGELCVLSVASLPDVDHELPLVSHRGVTHTIWFALLVGFGFGSVGWVLGGRPTTPVAPELAVAGFGFGTLGVCAHLLGDVLTPMGIRPLWPLSGRAITLDLVRAKNPLANYGLLALGVAGTVAALLAVAQP, encoded by the coding sequence GTGTACAGGGCAGGCCACCTCGGCGTCTCGCTGCTGGTCGTGCTCCCGGTCGCCGTCGCGCTGGTGCTGGTGGGGCGTCCGGATCTGGCCGTCCTCGGGGAGCTCTGCGTGCTCTCTGTCGCGTCCCTGCCCGACGTGGACCACGAACTACCGCTGGTGTCCCACCGCGGCGTGACCCACACCATCTGGTTCGCCCTGCTCGTCGGCTTCGGTTTCGGCTCGGTCGGGTGGGTCCTCGGCGGTCGACCGACCACACCAGTCGCGCCCGAACTCGCGGTGGCGGGATTCGGGTTCGGGACGCTGGGCGTCTGTGCCCACCTGCTCGGCGACGTACTCACGCCGATGGGTATCAGGCCGCTGTGGCCGCTCTCGGGGCGCGCGATCACACTGGATCTCGTCCGGGCAAAGAATCCGCTCGCCAACTACGGTCTGCTCGCGCTCGGCGTCGCAGGTACCGTCGCGGCGCTACTGGCTGTCGCGCAACCGTGA
- a CDS encoding MTH865 family protein yields MADRDDLRQQMIDAFGGADYPISSPMDLVPALPNGPSTTFESGDFSMTAMELNTKLSGGDFPYDSAETFVDDIVDELENQDLI; encoded by the coding sequence ATGGCAGACAGAGACGACCTGCGCCAGCAGATGATCGATGCCTTCGGGGGGGCCGACTATCCGATCTCCAGTCCGATGGATCTCGTGCCCGCCCTGCCCAACGGGCCGTCGACGACGTTCGAGTCCGGGGACTTCTCGATGACGGCGATGGAACTGAATACCAAACTCTCTGGCGGTGATTTCCCCTACGACAGTGCCGAGACATTCGTCGACGATATCGTGGACGAACTCGAAAATCAGGATCTGATCTGA
- a CDS encoding peroxidase-related enzyme (This protein belongs to a clade of uncharacterized proteins related to peroxidases such as the alkylhydroperoxidase AhpD.), whose product MPEDIEAMTRFEVPDVADLPEDLQERIEEETERAGFTPNVFLALGYRPKQARAFIEYHDALLEETALEREEIEMLIVTVSGVNDCLYCIVAHGALCRIYADDPHLAEQLAANHRTANVNDAHRAMLDFAVKLTEEPERIADEDLQRLRDHGFSQEAIWDIGNVVSFYNLSNRMAHLADMRPNEEFYTLGR is encoded by the coding sequence ATGCCAGAAGATATCGAGGCGATGACGCGGTTCGAGGTACCGGACGTGGCGGACCTGCCAGAGGACCTGCAGGAACGCATCGAGGAAGAGACCGAGCGCGCCGGATTCACGCCGAACGTTTTCCTCGCGTTGGGGTATCGCCCGAAACAGGCGCGGGCGTTCATCGAGTATCACGACGCCTTGCTGGAGGAGACGGCGCTGGAGCGCGAGGAGATCGAGATGCTGATCGTCACGGTCTCTGGCGTCAACGACTGCCTGTACTGCATCGTCGCCCACGGCGCGCTCTGTCGAATCTACGCCGACGATCCCCATCTGGCCGAGCAACTGGCCGCGAACCACCGAACGGCGAACGTCAACGACGCCCACCGCGCGATGCTCGATTTCGCCGTCAAACTCACCGAGGAGCCGGAGCGGATCGCGGACGAGGACCTCCAGCGACTCCGTGATCACGGCTTCAGTCAGGAAGCGATCTGGGATATCGGGAACGTCGTCTCCTTTTACAACCTCTCGAACCGGATGGCTCACCTGGCCGATATGCGGCCGAACGAGGAGTTCTACACGCTCGGTCGGTGA